From the Pyrinomonadaceae bacterium genome, one window contains:
- the rplU gene encoding 50S ribosomal protein L21: protein MSFAIIRTGGKQFTVEKGATLRVPSIGSDVGSSLDLEVLALGEGSETKVGSTLGEGAVVKATVVDHGRAAKIVVFKKKRRKHYKRTKGHRQGYTTLKIDSIG, encoded by the coding sequence ATGTCGTTCGCAATCATTAGAACAGGCGGTAAGCAGTTCACCGTGGAAAAAGGCGCCACCCTGCGGGTGCCGTCAATTGGGTCTGACGTCGGGTCTTCGCTGGATCTTGAGGTTTTGGCCCTCGGCGAAGGCTCCGAAACAAAGGTGGGCTCGACGCTCGGTGAGGGCGCGGTGGTGAAAGCGACCGTCGTTGATCATGGCCGGGCGGCGAAGATCGTAGTCTTTAAGAAAAAGCGGCGTAAGCATTACAAGCGGACGAAGGGTCATCGCCAGGGATATACCACTTTGAAGATTGATTCGATCGGTTAA
- the rpmA gene encoding 50S ribosomal protein L27 — translation MAHKKGVGSSRNGRDSNSQRLGLKKFGGERVLGGNILARQRGTKWKPGQNVGRGKDDTLFAMIDGFVKFEDKGRSGKFISVYPAQATAS, via the coding sequence ATGGCTCATAAGAAAGGCGTAGGTTCATCTCGAAACGGGCGCGACTCAAACTCGCAGCGGCTGGGCTTGAAAAAGTTTGGCGGCGAGCGCGTGCTGGGTGGCAACATCCTCGCGCGCCAGCGCGGCACGAAATGGAAGCCGGGTCAGAACGTTGGCCGCGGCAAGGACGACACTTTGTTTGCCATGATTGACGGCTTCGTTAAGTTTGAGGACAAAGGGCGCTCAGGCAAGTTCATCAGCGTGTATCCGGCTCAGGCAACGGCAAGTTAA
- the accC gene encoding acetyl-CoA carboxylase biotin carboxylase subunit yields MNNGLRRFRKILVANRGEIACRIIWTCKEMGIGTVAVHSDVDRDSLHVRFADESVCIGPAPSAQSYLNIPAIISAAELFNVDAIHPGYGFLAESAYFAEICEACNIKFIGPKPNLIQLMGEKVEARRAMQNAGVPILPGSPDALTSDEDAIKVAREIGYPVIVKASGGGGGRGMRIVNSEDELGHALETASNEAAAAFKNGDVYIERYVQRPRHIEIQVLADEHGNCVFLGERECSIQRRHQKLLEEAPAPMMTPELRQQMGDTAVAACKAIGYSSAGTFEFLLDEDNKFYFMEMNTRIQVEHPVTEMVTLTDIVRNQIRIAEGEPLGFTQDDVIMVGHAIECRINAENPETFVPSPGKITAFNLPGGPGVRVDTYVYPEYRVPPFYDSLIAKVIVHARTRELAIARMRRALEAMVIEGIKTTIPLHLKIMNDPNFQAGNISTRFLDDFLSTNGNRSAPTASAALTGAAA; encoded by the coding sequence ATGAACAACGGACTACGCCGCTTTCGCAAGATCCTCGTCGCTAATCGCGGCGAGATTGCCTGCCGCATCATCTGGACATGTAAAGAGATGGGCATCGGCACCGTGGCGGTGCACAGTGACGTCGATCGCGATTCGCTGCACGTCCGGTTCGCCGACGAATCTGTCTGCATCGGCCCCGCGCCATCCGCGCAAAGCTACCTGAATATTCCGGCGATTATCAGTGCGGCTGAGCTCTTCAACGTTGACGCAATTCATCCCGGTTACGGATTTCTCGCAGAATCGGCCTACTTTGCCGAAATCTGCGAAGCCTGCAACATCAAATTCATCGGTCCCAAGCCAAACCTCATTCAGTTGATGGGCGAAAAAGTCGAAGCGCGGCGCGCGATGCAAAACGCAGGCGTGCCGATTCTGCCGGGCAGCCCGGATGCGTTGACGTCCGACGAAGATGCGATCAAAGTCGCGCGCGAAATTGGCTATCCGGTGATTGTAAAAGCCTCAGGCGGAGGCGGCGGCCGCGGGATGCGCATCGTCAACTCCGAAGATGAGCTTGGCCACGCCCTCGAGACGGCGTCCAACGAAGCGGCGGCGGCCTTCAAGAATGGCGACGTTTACATTGAGCGCTACGTCCAACGGCCGCGGCACATCGAGATTCAGGTGCTCGCCGACGAACACGGCAATTGTGTTTTCCTCGGCGAACGCGAATGCTCGATTCAGCGCCGTCATCAGAAACTGCTTGAAGAAGCTCCGGCCCCGATGATGACGCCCGAGTTGCGTCAACAGATGGGTGACACAGCCGTAGCGGCGTGTAAAGCAATCGGCTACTCGAGCGCGGGCACTTTCGAGTTTCTGCTCGACGAAGACAATAAGTTTTATTTCATGGAGATGAATACGCGCATCCAGGTTGAGCATCCCGTGACGGAGATGGTGACGCTGACCGACATCGTGCGTAATCAGATTCGTATCGCCGAAGGCGAGCCGCTCGGTTTTACGCAGGACGACGTGATCATGGTGGGACACGCGATCGAATGCCGGATCAACGCCGAGAATCCGGAAACGTTCGTGCCCTCACCTGGAAAGATTACTGCTTTCAATCTGCCCGGCGGGCCGGGCGTGCGCGTTGATACTTACGTCTATCCCGAATACCGCGTGCCGCCGTTTTACGATTCGCTGATTGCCAAGGTGATTGTGCACGCGCGCACCCGCGAGTTGGCGATTGCGCGCATGCGCCGGGCCCTGGAAGCCATGGTGATCGAAGGCATCAAAACGACAATTCCGTTGCATTTGAAGATCATGAATGACCCAAATTTTCAGGCCGGAAACATCTCGACGCGGTTTCTGGACGACTTTCTGAGCACGAATGGAAATCGCAGCGCCCCCACCGCTTCTGCGGCTTTGACTGGCGCTGCGGCGTGA